The stretch of DNA ACGCACATTTAAAGCCGGATCTTCACGTTTGTTATTCACTACTCCAAAAAGCAACTCGGCAGAACCCTGTGGCCTGATATCGATAGTATTACTCCCAAATATACGTTCAAAAGCTTCACCTCCAATATGAATTTTTGGTATTCCTCCTTGCTGACCGGCATCTACCCTTTCACTTGCTTTTTTCTTCCAGTAATTATGAAGAGCTTGGTTTGCTTCAAAAATACGATATTCGTCTAAATCAATTTTTTGAGATGGACGATAATTTAATTCTCCCATTTTACTGGTAAATACATATTGACCGGTAACAGGATCATAAATAAATTGATTTTTCAGATTTTTAGGATCACGCAAATACAAAGCGCTTTTGGGTGTAGCACCATAATATAAAACACTTTTATCTTGAGGAATAGGATAAATCAATGATATTGTATCAGAATTTGAGGTATCGGCGACTAAGGTTAGATATACTATAGAAAAATCAATCTCTTTTTTGCTTTCATTTAAAACTTCGGCCTTTAAAAAAGGATTCGTTAGAAAAAAAACAAAAAGGAAAATGTACTTATTTATTGATATCCTATTCTTTAAACTCAATTATTAAATGCTTTTTTATCAAGTATTGCCAAAAATCACTTACATCAATTTCAGCACTTCTTTAATCAATTGCTCAACACGTTCAATTTCGGGATGAGCTTTTAATGCTTTATCGATGCCTTTACTTGCCATCTGTTTGCTAAAACCCAAAACCACTAAACCTGATAACGCTTCTTCTTTTAAGCTATTGTGTGTAAAAGACAAAATACTACTTTCATCTTCACTCATATCGAGCTTACCCTTTAAATCAATAATAATCCGTTGAGCAGATTTTAAACCAATACCTTTAACAGATTTAAGCAAAGCTACATCACCACGGGCAATAGCCTCAATTACCTCCTTAGGATTTAATGTTGAAAGAATCATACGAGCAGTAGCAGCACCAACGCCGGACACGCTCAAAAGATTACGAAAAACATTTCGTTCAAAATCATCGGCAAAGCCATATAAAATTTGAGCATCTTCCCGAACAATAAAATGAATGAATAATTTGCAATTTTCTTTATCAGGCAAAGCCGAAAAAGTATTAAGTGAGATATTTATAAAATAGCCAACTCCCTGACAGTCGATTACAACATAAGCTGGGTTTTTCTCAATTAATTTTCCATTTAAATATTCGTACATTCTTATTGTATTAGTTATTATGCAGTAAAAATACAAATTAAATATGCGAAACAAACTTGAAAATACAAGTATAATTAAGAACCAATTGTTCAAAAACTTCAATCTAATATTTACATATAAGTTACTTTTCTAATTGTTCATATAAATAAAACAATCTTACACTTTTCAAAATTTATAAAAATCATATCTTAAATCATTAAAAAGCTGATTTATTTTATGCTAAAAGGTATTATAAGTTTCTTTACTACCATGTTATTATTACACAAAGTACATATATTTGCCTAAGTAATTCCATTCTTAAAAAAACTTATCATGGATAATTTATTTAAAAGAGATGCTTTAAAGTATCATAGCGAAGGAAGACCCGGAAAAAT from Bacteroidales bacterium encodes:
- the ruvA gene encoding Holliday junction branch migration protein RuvA, with the translated sequence MYEYLNGKLIEKNPAYVVIDCQGVGYFINISLNTFSALPDKENCKLFIHFIVREDAQILYGFADDFERNVFRNLLSVSGVGAATARMILSTLNPKEVIEAIARGDVALLKSVKGIGLKSAQRIIIDLKGKLDMSEDESSILSFTHNSLKEEALSGLVVLGFSKQMASKGIDKALKAHPEIERVEQLIKEVLKLM